The Thioalkalivibrio thiocyanodenitrificans ARhD 1 genome window below encodes:
- a CDS encoding cation-transporting P-type ATPase, with amino-acid sequence MNEPQPESTPWHNRGTDDVLRELEVSEQGLDAGQVKERLERFGHNRLPPPERTGPLKRFLLQFHNVLIYILIAAAAGTAFLQHWVDTGVILGVVLINAIIGFIQEGKAEEALDAIRSMLSPKALVLRDGERRTVPAEELVPGDIVFLQAGDKVPADLRLLRVHNMRIDEAMLTGESVAVDKQTDPVDEDADLGDRGGMAFSGTLVAFGQGRGVVVATGTGTQIGRISTMLGEVEQLTTPLLRDIAVFGRWLSVAIVVLAAFTFAFGYWFRDYDILETFLAAVSLAVAAIPEGLPAIMTITLAIGVQRMAARNAIIRRLPAVETLGSVTTICSDKTGTLTRNEMTVKSIVTGEDIFEVGGVGYEPHGGFSRDGQDVEPEEHPVLAETLRGILLCNDAEVRQRDGEWVLEGDPTEGSLVTAALKGGLNHRETNELYPRDDVIPFESSYKFMATLHHHHEGNHSLVYLKGAPERVLAVCNRERTVDGDRDIDTDRWQQHMDEIAAKGQRLLALAVKGVDADKRTLEFPDIEDGGLTMVALCGIIDPPRDEAIESVAECQSAGIVVKMITGDHGVTARAIADELGIDTSGGVMVGHELEKLSDDEMERTVREVDVFARATPEHKLRLVRAIQANRHVVAMTGDGVNDAPALKRADVGVAMGIKGTEASKEAAEMVLADDNFASIAHAVEEGRTVYDNLRKAILFLLPTNGGQAFTIVAAILLGLTLPLTPVQVLWVNMVTAVTLALALAFEPTEPGVMERPPRPPQTPILSGFLIWRVVFVSALLVAGTFGHFLWMEQQGVAVEIARTVAINTLVMGQLFYLFNSRYILEPVFNRAGLLGSRAVLIAVGVLIVLQGLFTYAPPLQFLFGTAALGLDDWGRILVFGMALFVLVELEKAFLKRRDVQAHQ; translated from the coding sequence ATGAACGAGCCACAGCCCGAGAGCACCCCCTGGCACAACCGGGGGACGGATGATGTCCTGCGGGAACTGGAGGTCTCCGAACAGGGGCTCGATGCCGGGCAGGTGAAGGAGCGCCTGGAACGTTTCGGCCACAACCGCCTTCCGCCGCCGGAACGGACCGGTCCGCTCAAGCGTTTCCTGCTGCAGTTCCACAACGTGCTCATCTACATTCTCATCGCCGCGGCCGCGGGCACCGCGTTCCTGCAGCACTGGGTGGACACGGGCGTGATCCTGGGCGTGGTGCTGATCAACGCCATCATCGGTTTCATCCAGGAGGGAAAGGCGGAGGAGGCCCTGGACGCCATCCGCAGCATGCTTTCCCCCAAGGCCCTGGTGCTGCGCGACGGCGAGCGGCGCACGGTGCCCGCCGAGGAACTGGTGCCGGGGGACATCGTGTTCCTGCAGGCGGGCGACAAGGTGCCTGCCGATCTGAGACTGCTGCGTGTCCACAACATGCGCATCGACGAGGCGATGCTCACCGGCGAGTCGGTGGCCGTGGACAAGCAGACCGATCCCGTGGACGAGGACGCGGACCTGGGCGACCGGGGCGGCATGGCCTTCTCCGGCACGCTGGTGGCCTTCGGCCAGGGGCGCGGCGTGGTGGTGGCCACCGGCACCGGGACCCAGATCGGCCGCATCTCCACCATGCTGGGCGAAGTCGAGCAGCTCACCACGCCGCTGCTGCGCGACATTGCCGTGTTCGGCCGCTGGCTGTCGGTGGCCATCGTGGTGCTTGCCGCCTTCACCTTTGCCTTCGGCTACTGGTTCCGGGATTACGACATCCTGGAGACCTTCCTCGCGGCGGTGAGCCTGGCGGTCGCCGCCATCCCCGAGGGTCTCCCTGCCATCATGACCATCACGCTGGCCATCGGCGTGCAGCGCATGGCCGCGCGCAATGCCATCATCCGCCGCCTGCCGGCGGTGGAGACCCTGGGCTCTGTCACCACCATCTGTTCCGACAAGACCGGCACGCTGACCCGCAACGAGATGACGGTCAAGTCCATCGTCACCGGCGAGGACATCTTCGAGGTGGGCGGCGTGGGCTACGAACCCCACGGCGGGTTTTCGCGCGACGGTCAGGACGTGGAACCGGAAGAACACCCGGTGCTGGCCGAAACCCTGCGCGGCATCCTGCTGTGCAATGACGCGGAGGTGCGTCAAAGGGACGGCGAGTGGGTGCTTGAAGGTGATCCCACGGAGGGCTCACTGGTAACGGCCGCGCTCAAGGGCGGGCTGAATCACAGGGAAACCAATGAGCTTTATCCGCGGGATGACGTGATCCCCTTCGAGTCCTCCTACAAGTTCATGGCCACCCTGCATCACCACCACGAGGGGAACCACAGCCTCGTGTATCTCAAAGGCGCGCCGGAACGGGTGCTGGCGGTGTGCAACCGGGAACGCACCGTGGACGGCGACCGTGACATCGACACGGATCGCTGGCAGCAGCACATGGACGAGATCGCCGCGAAGGGACAGCGCCTGCTGGCGCTGGCCGTTAAGGGCGTGGACGCGGACAAGCGCACCCTGGAGTTCCCCGACATCGAGGACGGCGGGCTCACGATGGTGGCATTGTGCGGCATCATCGATCCGCCCAGGGACGAGGCCATCGAGTCGGTGGCCGAATGCCAGTCGGCGGGCATCGTGGTCAAGATGATCACCGGCGATCACGGGGTGACCGCCCGGGCCATCGCCGACGAGCTGGGCATCGACACCTCGGGCGGCGTGATGGTCGGCCATGAACTGGAGAAACTCTCCGACGACGAGATGGAGCGCACCGTTCGGGAAGTGGATGTCTTTGCCCGTGCCACCCCGGAACACAAGCTGCGCCTGGTGCGTGCCATCCAGGCCAACAGGCACGTGGTGGCCATGACCGGAGACGGGGTCAACGACGCGCCGGCACTCAAGCGCGCCGACGTGGGCGTGGCCATGGGCATCAAGGGCACCGAGGCCTCCAAGGAGGCCGCGGAGATGGTGCTGGCCGATGACAACTTCGCCTCGATCGCGCATGCCGTGGAGGAAGGGCGCACCGTCTACGACAACCTGCGCAAGGCCATCCTGTTCCTGCTGCCCACCAACGGCGGCCAGGCTTTCACGATTGTCGCCGCGATCCTGCTGGGGCTCACCCTGCCGCTGACCCCGGTGCAGGTGCTGTGGGTGAACATGGTCACCGCCGTGACCCTGGCCCTGGCGCTGGCCTTCGAGCCCACCGAGCCCGGCGTCATGGAACGGCCGCCGAGACCGCCCCAGACGCCGATCCTGTCCGGCTTTCTCATCTGGCGCGTGGTGTTCGTCTCCGCCCTCCTGGTGGCCGGCACCTTCGGCCATTTCCTGTGGATGGAGCAGCAGGGGGTCGCGGTGGAGATCGCCCGCACCGTGGCCATCAACACCCTGGTGATGGGTCAGCTTTTCTATCTCTTCAACAGCCGCTACATCCTGGAGCCGGTGTTCAACCGGGCCGGGCTGCTGGGCAGCCGCGCCGTACTCATCGCCGTCGGGGTGCTCATCGTGCTGCAGGGCCTGTTCACCTACGCGCCCCCGCTGCAGTTCCTGTTCGGCACCGCCGCTCTGGGCCTCGACGACTGGGGCCGCATCCTCGTCTTCGGCATGGCGCTGTTCGTGCTGGTGGAACTGGAGAAGGCCTTTCTCAAGCGGCGTGACGTGCAGGCGCATCAGTAG
- a CDS encoding MFS transporter, whose translation MQRASNKEILGWAMFDFANQAYTLLIITVVFGDLFTRVIVGDAHQDYRMGNLLWSVALAVSYLAVVIAGPVCGAIMDFSAARKRFLFASYLFTVITTAMLYFVAPGYIWLGMWLIIMSNFGYAIGESFIASFLPDLGPPETLGWISGFGWALGYVGGLVSTAFALMFLGEVSLENFDSVRWVGPFAAGFFLITAIPTFLWLRERGRPRRLVRPSSYVVLGIRRVAASIRTVSAHRDLAWLLVSVFFAMAGIYIIISFTFIYGAQVVRWDEGTRLVMFVVVQLTAAAGALGFGFIQDRIGAKLTYGITLTLWLLAILLIYATPAIAEWFTIRNGVTVEPQQVFLVVGSLAGVCLGSTQSAGRALVGQFAPHLKAAEFFGFWGLSSKLAAIVGLMGIGLLQAWVGLQAAILFCLLLFALALAAIIPINEMRGRAAARPRRPVSPESEDMT comes from the coding sequence ATGCAGCGTGCGTCCAACAAGGAGATCCTGGGCTGGGCGATGTTCGACTTCGCCAACCAGGCCTATACCCTGCTCATCATCACGGTAGTGTTCGGTGACCTGTTCACCCGGGTGATCGTCGGCGATGCCCACCAGGACTACCGGATGGGCAACCTGCTCTGGAGCGTGGCGCTGGCGGTCAGCTACCTGGCGGTGGTGATCGCGGGGCCGGTGTGCGGGGCCATCATGGACTTCTCCGCCGCCCGCAAGCGCTTCCTGTTCGCCAGCTACCTGTTCACGGTGATCACCACCGCCATGCTCTACTTCGTGGCTCCGGGCTACATCTGGCTGGGCATGTGGCTGATCATCATGTCCAACTTCGGCTACGCCATCGGCGAATCCTTCATCGCCAGTTTTCTTCCGGACCTGGGGCCGCCGGAAACCCTCGGCTGGATCTCCGGGTTCGGCTGGGCCCTGGGATACGTGGGCGGGCTGGTGTCCACCGCGTTCGCGCTGATGTTCCTGGGCGAGGTGAGTCTGGAGAACTTTGACAGCGTGCGCTGGGTGGGGCCCTTCGCGGCCGGGTTTTTCCTGATCACGGCGATTCCCACCTTCCTCTGGCTGAGGGAACGTGGAAGGCCCCGCCGGCTGGTGCGCCCCTCGAGCTACGTGGTGCTGGGGATACGGCGCGTGGCGGCCAGCATCAGGACCGTGAGTGCCCACCGGGACCTGGCCTGGCTGCTGGTGTCGGTGTTCTTTGCCATGGCGGGCATCTACATCATCATCTCGTTCACGTTCATCTACGGTGCCCAGGTGGTGCGCTGGGACGAGGGCACGCGGTTGGTCATGTTCGTGGTCGTGCAGCTCACCGCCGCCGCCGGCGCCCTGGGTTTCGGCTTCATCCAGGACCGCATCGGCGCCAAGCTCACCTACGGCATCACCCTCACCCTCTGGCTGCTGGCCATCCTGCTGATCTACGCCACGCCCGCGATCGCCGAGTGGTTCACGATTCGCAACGGCGTCACGGTCGAACCCCAGCAGGTGTTCCTGGTGGTGGGGTCGCTGGCGGGCGTGTGCCTGGGGTCCACCCAGTCGGCGGGACGCGCCCTGGTGGGCCAGTTTGCGCCCCATCTCAAGGCCGCCGAGTTCTTCGGTTTCTGGGGCCTGTCCAGCAAGCTGGCCGCCATCGTGGGCCTGATGGGCATAGGCCTGCTGCAGGCCTGGGTGGGTCTGCAGGCGGCGATCCTGTTCTGTCTGTTACTCTTTGCACTGGCGCTCGCGGCCATCATTCCCATCAACGAGATGCGGGGCCGTGCCGCGGCCCGGCCGCGACGCCCCGTTTCACCGGAATCGGAAGACATGACATGA
- a CDS encoding MerR family transcriptional regulator, with translation MIRSVPWYGVKGMLTISMLAREAGVGVETVRFYQRKGLLRLPERPPGGIRRYDSAEVARLRFIRSAQRLGFSLAEIGQLLQLEDGLHCDEAREIAEHKLQGVRARKADLERMEAALSTLVADCGSAAGGSVGCPLIEALREDD, from the coding sequence ATGATCAGGTCCGTACCCTGGTACGGAGTCAAGGGCATGCTGACCATCTCGATGCTGGCCCGGGAAGCGGGCGTGGGCGTGGAGACCGTGCGGTTCTATCAGCGCAAGGGCCTGCTCCGGTTACCGGAGCGGCCGCCGGGCGGCATACGCCGTTATGACTCGGCGGAGGTGGCCCGCCTGCGGTTCATCAGATCGGCGCAGCGGCTGGGATTCAGCCTGGCCGAGATCGGCCAGCTCCTGCAACTGGAAGACGGTCTCCATTGTGACGAGGCGCGCGAGATCGCAGAGCACAAGCTGCAGGGCGTACGCGCACGCAAGGCGGACCTGGAGCGCATGGAGGCCGCGTTGTCGACCCTGGTGGCGGATTGCGGTTCGGCGGCGGGCGGGTCCGTGGGCTGCCCGCTGATCGAAGCGCTGCGCGAAGACGACTGA
- a CDS encoding outer membrane protein — translation MHRIPIPLACAAALLAGGPAMAQQPPADPAIAVLGGVLFPDVPRADDDLVYGIELSANCRFIQPARGRVRHHLSLTRYNDSPLKMTSAELNSHYTVDVAPDLALGVGPGIGYARTNIGNDDHGLWSFQVGGSMHYRTAGNLFLGLEARYQFTESARFDGRRRDADNMRILGKAGFHF, via the coding sequence ATGCATCGCATCCCGATCCCCCTCGCCTGCGCCGCTGCCCTGCTGGCCGGCGGCCCCGCCATGGCCCAGCAACCCCCCGCCGATCCCGCCATCGCCGTGCTGGGCGGCGTACTGTTTCCCGATGTTCCCCGTGCCGATGACGATCTGGTCTACGGCATCGAATTGTCCGCCAACTGCCGGTTCATCCAGCCCGCCCGGGGGCGCGTGCGTCACCACCTGAGCCTCACCCGGTACAACGACAGTCCGCTCAAGATGACGAGTGCGGAACTCAACAGCCACTACACGGTGGACGTGGCGCCCGACCTTGCGCTGGGCGTCGGCCCGGGTATCGGCTATGCGCGCACCAACATCGGCAACGATGACCACGGACTCTGGTCGTTCCAGGTGGGCGGCAGCATGCACTACCGGACAGCCGGCAACCTCTTCCTGGGTCTTGAAGCCCGTTACCAGTTCACCGAGAGCGCCCGCTTCGACGGTCGCCGCCGCGACGCCGACAACATGCGCATCCTCGGCAAGGCCGGCTTTCATTTCTGA
- a CDS encoding PA2778 family cysteine peptidase, which translates to MIEAPRHARPPAGVPFLFLLVLLPAVLWLSGCATPAQTRQLVQDTPAGLPERVELARVPFFPQEDYQCGPAALATLLVDQGIGVGPDALVSEVYIPERRGSLQTEMLAAARARGLMAYLLNPELEDVLAEVAAGNPVLVFQNLGVRFIPRWHYAVVIGYDLPARQIVLRSGTIERHVNSFSRFERTWQRGGRWAFVTVPPDAPPATAHALPWLQTANALESTGLMAPAATAYETATRRWPEHPVGWIGLGNVRYAVQDMTGAEQAFRALVERQPRAHAAWNNLAHVLQARGCGDQAREAAACAASLGPDNPRYRQTRETMRDAPVENHCAPLACPVDVPAQQR; encoded by the coding sequence ATGATCGAGGCTCCGCGGCACGCCCGCCCCCCGGCGGGCGTGCCTTTCCTGTTCCTGCTCGTGCTCCTGCCGGCCGTGCTGTGGCTCTCCGGCTGCGCCACGCCCGCCCAGACCCGGCAGCTCGTGCAGGACACGCCTGCCGGGCTGCCGGAACGGGTGGAACTTGCCCGCGTGCCCTTCTTTCCCCAGGAGGACTACCAGTGCGGGCCCGCGGCCCTCGCCACCCTGCTGGTGGACCAGGGCATCGGCGTGGGACCCGACGCCCTGGTAAGCGAGGTCTACATCCCCGAGCGCCGGGGCAGTCTGCAGACGGAGATGCTCGCCGCCGCCCGGGCCCGGGGACTCATGGCCTACCTGCTGAATCCCGAACTGGAGGATGTGCTGGCCGAGGTGGCCGCGGGCAACCCGGTGCTGGTGTTTCAGAATCTCGGGGTGCGCTTCATCCCCCGCTGGCACTACGCCGTGGTCATCGGCTATGACCTGCCGGCCCGGCAGATCGTGCTGCGCTCGGGCACCATCGAGCGTCATGTGAACAGTTTCAGCCGCTTCGAGCGGACCTGGCAGCGGGGCGGGCGCTGGGCCTTCGTCACCGTACCGCCGGACGCACCGCCCGCCACGGCCCATGCCCTGCCCTGGCTGCAGACCGCCAATGCCCTGGAAAGCACCGGCCTCATGGCGCCGGCCGCCACGGCCTACGAGACGGCCACCCGGCGGTGGCCGGAGCATCCCGTGGGCTGGATCGGGCTGGGCAACGTGCGCTACGCGGTGCAGGACATGACAGGCGCCGAACAGGCGTTCCGGGCACTCGTCGAACGCCAGCCCCGGGCACATGCCGCCTGGAACAATCTCGCCCATGTGCTCCAGGCCCGGGGTTGTGGCGATCAGGCCCGCGAGGCGGCGGCCTGTGCCGCCAGCCTGGGTCCGGACAACCCGCGTTACCGGCAGACCCGGGAGACCATGCGGGACGCTCCCGTGGAAAACCATTGCGCACCGCTTGCGTGCCCGGTGGACGTCCCGGCACAGCAACGCTGA
- a CDS encoding DUF6627 family protein — protein sequence MKTTTRELAKRFIALLCVLALVGASLSPAIAGMVATDQLIAAEQVQADRERLMATLSRDDVRQQLSAMGVNPAQAAERVSRMTDSEVAALNQRLDELPAGAGPSVLGVLLVVFIVFVITDAIGATDIFPFIRPVN from the coding sequence ATGAAAACCACAACAAGAGAACTCGCCAAGCGGTTCATTGCCCTGCTCTGCGTGCTGGCCCTGGTGGGCGCGAGCCTGAGCCCGGCCATAGCGGGCATGGTGGCAACCGATCAGCTGATCGCCGCGGAACAGGTGCAGGCGGATCGCGAGCGGCTCATGGCCACCCTGTCCCGGGACGACGTGAGGCAGCAACTGTCCGCCATGGGCGTGAATCCGGCACAGGCCGCCGAGCGTGTCTCGCGCATGACGGACAGCGAGGTGGCCGCGCTCAACCAGCGTCTGGATGAATTGCCCGCGGGAGCCGGGCCCAGCGTACTGGGCGTGCTGCTGGTGGTCTTCATCGTGTTCGTCATCACCGATGCCATCGGCGCCACGGACATCTTCCCCTTCATCCGGCCGGTGAACTGA
- a CDS encoding GDCCVxC domain-containing (seleno)protein, with translation MEAPIDRSTITCPACGHRRTEHMPTDACQWYYQCAHCHTLLHPKPGDCCVFCSYGDVPCPFVQTRGQDSPP, from the coding sequence ATGGAAGCGCCCATCGACCGGTCGACCATCACCTGCCCGGCCTGTGGCCACCGCCGCACCGAACACATGCCCACCGATGCATGTCAGTGGTACTACCAGTGCGCGCACTGCCACACCCTGCTGCATCCCAAACCCGGGGACTGCTGCGTGTTCTGCTCCTACGGGGACGTTCCCTGTCCATTCGTGCAGACGCGCGGGCAGGACTCGCCTCCGTGA
- a CDS encoding pirin family protein, whose amino-acid sequence MSIETTFDEEQIEQPGTCTAIDLMIAPKEHDLGGFSVRRALPSGKRRMVGPWIFFDHMGPAVFEPGKGIDVRPHPHINLATVTYLFQGEMLHRDSLGNELAITPGAINLMVAGKGIVHSERQREEVKAADNVLDGLQLWLALPEADEEIDPAFHHYDREQLPSLSVDGAAVRVLIGSAYGVQSPVRTFARTLYVEAALKAGQSLTLPDGVDERALYVVKGRLKALESVIDQFSMAVLHTGHTVTVHALEDTRLALIGGEPLGDRHIWWNFVSSRKERIEQAKADWKNGAFPKVPGDEVEFIPLPER is encoded by the coding sequence ATGAGCATAGAAACCACCTTCGACGAAGAGCAGATTGAGCAGCCGGGCACATGTACCGCCATCGACCTCATGATCGCTCCGAAGGAGCACGATCTCGGCGGCTTTTCCGTGCGCCGGGCCCTGCCGTCCGGCAAACGGCGCATGGTCGGGCCCTGGATCTTCTTTGATCACATGGGGCCGGCCGTGTTCGAGCCGGGCAAGGGGATCGATGTCAGGCCGCATCCGCACATCAATCTCGCCACGGTGACCTACCTGTTTCAGGGTGAGATGCTGCACCGGGATTCCCTGGGCAATGAATTGGCCATCACCCCCGGCGCGATCAACCTGATGGTGGCGGGCAAAGGCATCGTGCATTCAGAGCGCCAGCGGGAGGAAGTGAAGGCCGCCGACAATGTCCTGGACGGCCTGCAGTTGTGGCTGGCCCTTCCGGAAGCCGATGAGGAGATCGATCCGGCGTTCCACCACTACGATCGCGAACAGCTCCCGTCCCTGTCCGTCGATGGCGCTGCCGTCCGCGTACTGATCGGCTCTGCCTATGGCGTGCAATCCCCCGTCAGGACGTTCGCCCGGACGCTCTACGTGGAAGCCGCCCTCAAGGCCGGGCAGAGCCTGACGCTGCCGGATGGCGTGGATGAGCGTGCGCTTTACGTGGTCAAGGGAAGGCTCAAGGCCCTGGAAAGCGTGATCGATCAATTCAGCATGGCCGTTCTGCACACGGGCCACACCGTGACGGTCCATGCGCTGGAGGACACCCGACTGGCGCTGATCGGCGGCGAGCCGCTCGGCGACCGGCACATCTGGTGGAATTTCGTCTCCAGCCGCAAGGAGCGCATCGAACAGGCCAAGGCGGACTGGAAGAACGGCGCGTTCCCCAAAGTACCGGGGGACGAGGTCGAGTTCATTCCGCTGCCGGAGAGATAG
- a CDS encoding cation-transporting P-type ATPase yields MVPPASDRPANRTWHARDAQETLSHWRTERRGLGSDEARERLERYGHNALPPPEKAGPLLRFLRHFHNVLIYILLVAALGTALLGHWVDTGVILAVVLINTMIGFIQEGKAEKALDAIRNMLSPKAAVMRDGKRREVPADELVPGDIVFLQAGDRVPADLRLLEVKNLRVEEAVLTGESVPVEKAVDPVAEDAPLGDRTCMAFSGTLVAFGRATGVVVGTGAHTEIGRISEMLGEVQSLQTPLVRQMEQFGHWLAVVIIFISAATFAFGYWIRSYPLDEMFLAAVSLAVSTIPEGLPAIMTIALAIGVQKMAKRNAIIRRLPAVETLGSVSAICSDKTGTLTRNEMTVQTVVTAAQRFDVTGVGYEPRGGFLLGDRDVAPDDHPVLWDTLLAGLLCNDAVLYEREGQWVMEGDPTEGALVTAACKAGLDPHQQQERLPRTDVIPFESDHKYMATLHHDHEGHGRVFLKGAPERVLSLCESQREGDRNAPVDRDAWHGHMEQIAARGQRLLAVAVRDAAPEQRDLTYAHIEEGGFTMLALLGIIDPPRDEAIAAVKECREAGIGVKMITGDHLITARAIGEQLGMGNEITALSGHELEEMDEDALGRAVQEADVFARTTPEHKLRLVQALQADGRIVAMTGDGVNDAPALKRADVGVAMGRKGTEAAKEAAEMVLTDDNFASIAHAVEEGRTVYDNIRKAILHTLPTNAGQSLTIMMAILMGLALPLTPVQVLWVNMVTSVTLAMALAFEPAEPGVMKRPPRRPDAPLLSGFLLWRIPFVAILLWAGTFGHFVYMEEVLGVSDELARTVAINTLVAGQAFYLLNLRLIHQPVLIGLEVFRSRAMWIAIGVLIVLQIAFTFAPVMNTLFGTTPVPLEHWWRILLFGVLLFVIVETEKVVIRKFIQ; encoded by the coding sequence ATGGTTCCCCCCGCCAGCGACAGGCCCGCAAACCGGACATGGCATGCACGCGACGCGCAGGAGACGCTTTCGCACTGGCGCACCGAACGCCGGGGCCTGGGCAGTGACGAGGCGCGGGAACGCCTGGAACGGTACGGACACAATGCTCTCCCCCCGCCGGAGAAGGCAGGGCCGTTGCTGCGCTTTCTGCGCCATTTCCACAATGTGCTGATCTACATCCTGCTGGTGGCCGCGCTCGGCACCGCATTGCTGGGCCACTGGGTGGACACCGGCGTGATTCTCGCCGTGGTGCTCATCAACACCATGATCGGGTTCATCCAGGAGGGCAAGGCGGAAAAGGCCCTGGACGCCATCCGCAACATGCTCTCGCCCAAGGCGGCGGTGATGCGCGACGGCAAGCGGCGCGAGGTGCCCGCGGACGAACTGGTGCCCGGCGATATCGTCTTTCTGCAGGCCGGAGACCGGGTGCCCGCCGATCTGCGCCTTCTGGAAGTGAAGAACCTGCGCGTGGAAGAGGCGGTGCTCACCGGCGAATCGGTGCCGGTGGAAAAGGCCGTTGACCCCGTGGCCGAGGACGCGCCTCTTGGCGATCGCACCTGCATGGCCTTCTCCGGCACTCTGGTGGCCTTCGGCCGGGCGACGGGCGTGGTGGTGGGCACCGGTGCGCACACGGAGATCGGGCGCATCTCCGAGATGCTCGGCGAGGTGCAAAGCCTGCAAACGCCGCTGGTGCGCCAGATGGAGCAGTTCGGCCACTGGCTGGCGGTGGTGATCATCTTCATCTCCGCCGCCACGTTCGCATTCGGTTACTGGATACGCAGCTACCCCCTGGACGAAATGTTCCTGGCGGCGGTGAGCCTGGCGGTCTCCACCATCCCGGAAGGCCTGCCCGCCATCATGACCATCGCGCTGGCCATCGGCGTGCAGAAGATGGCGAAACGCAACGCCATCATCCGCCGCCTGCCGGCCGTGGAGACCCTGGGTTCCGTGTCCGCCATCTGCTCGGACAAGACCGGCACGCTCACGCGCAACGAGATGACCGTGCAGACCGTGGTCACCGCTGCGCAGCGCTTCGATGTCACCGGCGTGGGCTATGAACCCCGTGGCGGTTTCCTGCTGGGCGACCGCGACGTGGCCCCCGACGATCATCCGGTACTCTGGGATACCCTTCTGGCGGGACTGTTGTGCAACGACGCGGTGCTTTACGAACGGGAAGGCCAGTGGGTCATGGAAGGCGATCCCACCGAGGGCGCCCTGGTCACCGCCGCCTGCAAGGCGGGGCTCGACCCGCACCAGCAGCAGGAGCGGCTGCCGCGCACCGACGTGATCCCCTTCGAGTCGGACCACAAGTACATGGCCACCCTGCACCACGACCACGAGGGGCACGGGCGCGTGTTCCTGAAGGGGGCACCGGAGCGGGTGCTGTCCCTGTGCGAAAGCCAGCGGGAAGGCGACAGGAACGCACCCGTCGACCGGGACGCCTGGCACGGGCACATGGAGCAGATCGCGGCAAGGGGCCAGCGGCTTCTGGCGGTAGCGGTGCGCGATGCCGCGCCGGAGCAACGCGACCTCACCTACGCGCACATCGAGGAAGGCGGCTTCACGATGCTGGCCCTGCTGGGCATCATCGATCCGCCCCGGGACGAGGCCATCGCCGCCGTCAAGGAGTGCCGGGAGGCGGGTATCGGCGTGAAGATGATCACCGGCGATCACCTGATCACCGCCCGGGCCATCGGCGAGCAGTTGGGCATGGGCAACGAGATCACCGCGCTTTCCGGCCACGAACTGGAGGAGATGGACGAGGACGCCCTGGGCCGCGCTGTGCAGGAGGCGGACGTGTTCGCCCGCACCACACCCGAGCACAAACTGCGCCTGGTGCAGGCCCTGCAGGCGGACGGGCGCATCGTGGCCATGACCGGCGACGGGGTCAACGACGCGCCGGCGCTCAAGCGCGCCGACGTGGGCGTGGCCATGGGGCGGAAAGGCACCGAGGCCGCCAAGGAGGCCGCCGAGATGGTGCTGACCGACGACAACTTCGCCTCCATCGCCCACGCCGTGGAGGAAGGGCGCACCGTCTACGACAACATCCGCAAGGCCATCCTGCACACCCTGCCCACCAACGCGGGCCAGTCGCTCACCATCATGATGGCCATCCTCATGGGGCTCGCCCTGCCGCTCACGCCGGTGCAGGTGCTGTGGGTAAACATGGTGACCTCGGTGACGCTGGCCATGGCGCTGGCCTTCGAGCCGGCCGAACCGGGTGTCATGAAACGACCGCCCCGGCGCCCCGACGCACCATTGCTCTCGGGTTTCCTGCTGTGGCGCATCCCGTTTGTGGCCATCCTGCTTTGGGCCGGCACCTTCGGGCACTTCGTGTACATGGAAGAGGTCCTGGGTGTCTCCGACGAACTCGCGCGCACCGTGGCCATCAATACGCTGGTCGCCGGGCAGGCCTTCTATCTCCTGAACCTGAGGCTCATCCACCAGCCGGTGCTGATCGGCCTGGAGGTGTTCCGTTCCCGGGCCATGTGGATCGCCATCGGGGTGCTGATCGTGTTGCAGATCGCGTTCACCTTCGCGCCGGTCATGAACACCCTGTTCGGCACCACCCCGGTGCCCCTCGAGCACTGGTGGCGTATCCTGCTCTTCGGCGTGCTGTTGTTTGTCATCGTCGAGACCGAGAAGGTCGTTATCAGGAAATTCATTCAATGA
- a CDS encoding DUF6627 family protein produces the protein MIRTTLRCLAVVAATLCLFALVTSPLHASMVGTGEVLAAEQGHLERAQLMQTLSREDMRRQMERMGVTPEAAEERVARMTDAEVAAINERLADLPAGAGTLEVVLIILLVLVLLDAMGVTDIFSFVRPAR, from the coding sequence ATGATCAGGACCACCCTGCGTTGCCTGGCGGTGGTTGCCGCCACCCTGTGCCTGTTCGCGCTGGTCACCTCGCCCCTGCATGCCTCCATGGTCGGCACGGGAGAGGTCCTGGCGGCCGAACAGGGGCACCTGGAACGTGCGCAGCTCATGCAGACCCTTTCCCGGGAAGACATGCGCCGGCAGATGGAACGCATGGGCGTCACCCCCGAGGCGGCCGAGGAACGTGTCGCGCGCATGACCGATGCGGAGGTGGCCGCCATCAACGAGCGCCTGGCCGATCTGCCCGCCGGGGCCGGCACGCTGGAGGTGGTCCTGATCATCCTCCTGGTGCTGGTGCTGCTGGACGCCATGGGCGTGACCGACATCTTCTCCTTCGTGCGTCCCGCCCGCTGA